GATGAAAGGGGGAGTACTATGTTGAAATTAAACCATAAAAAGTTAAAGGTTTGGCAATTAAGCTTGGATTTTGTAAGTTTGATTTACCAAACGACAAGCCTTTTTCCAAAAGTAGAGATTTATGGAATAACTAACCAATTACGGAGAGCTGCTGTTTCGCTTCCATCGAATATTGCAGAAGGTGCATCTAGAAATTCACTACAAGAAAGGAATCGCTTTTACGAAATCGCTAGATCATCACTAGTGGAGATTGATACTCAAATAGAATTATCCAAGAGACTTGCATATTGTAAAAAAGAGGATTTGTTAGCATTGGAAGAGCAAATGAATCATTTATTTGCAATGTTGTCTAATATGATAAAGAGGTCGAATTGAAGCATTCAAATCCGCTACGAGGTAGCCGTCCGTTCGTCTGTTGTGTTTTTCATTTCACGTTTTACGTTTGCCGTTTCACGTCAAATATGCCAAATTACTTATCTACAATAAGGATTAAAGTTAAAATTAAATTATTATAGTTGAATACTAATTAAAAAAAAGGAGAAAGAAATGATTCGAACCAACGGCCTGAAAAAGGTCTATACTACAGAGGAAGTTGAAACTACCGCTTTAAATAATATTAATTTGGAATTAAAGGAAAGTGAATTCATCGCCATAATGGGACCTTCCGGTTGTGGAAAATCAACATTGTTGAATTTATTAGGCCTATTGGACAATCCCAGT
This genomic window from candidate division KSB1 bacterium contains:
- a CDS encoding four helix bundle protein — encoded protein: MKLNHKKLKVWQLSLDFVSLIYQTTSLFPKVEIYGITNQLRRAAVSLPSNIAEGASRNSLQERNRFYEIARSSLVEIDTQIELSKRLAYCKKEDLLALEEQMNHLFAMLSNMIKRSN